One part of the Acipenser ruthenus chromosome 55, fAciRut3.2 maternal haplotype, whole genome shotgun sequence genome encodes these proteins:
- the LOC131723381 gene encoding histone H2A-like — MSGRGKTGGKARAKAKTRSSRAGLQFPVGRVHRLLRKGNYAQRVGAGAPVYLAAVLEYLTAEILELAGNAARDNKKTRIIPRHLQLAVRNDEELNKLMGGVTIAQGGVLPNIQAVLLPKKTEKPAKK, encoded by the coding sequence ATGTCTGGAAGAGGAAAGACTGGCGGTAAAGCCCGCGCTAAGGCAAAGACTCGCtcctccagggcaggactgcagttcccagtcggCCGTGTTCACAGGCTTCTGCGGAAAGGAAACTATGCCCAGCGTGTCGGCGCTGGAGCcccggtctatctggcagctgtgctcgagtacctgactgctgaaatcttggaactggccgggaacgccgcccgggacaacaagaaaaccagaatcatcccgcgtcacctgcagctcgctgtccgcaacgacgaggagctcaacaagctgatgggaggcgtcaccatcgctcagggcggagtgctgcccaacatccaggccgtgctgctgcccaagaaaaccgagaagccagCCAAGAAATAA
- the LOC131723385 gene encoding histone H2B 3-like, whose translation MPEPKAAPAPKKGSKKAVAKTQPKGGKKRRKTRKESYAIYVYKVLKQVHPDTGISSKAMGIMNSFVNDIFERIAGESCRLAHYNKRSTITSREIQTAVRLLLPGELAKHAVSEGTKAVTKYTSSK comes from the coding sequence ATGCCAGAACCGAAAGCTGCACCCGCGCCGAAGAAAGgctccaagaaggctgttgccaagacccagcctaagggaggaaagaagcgcagaaagaccaggaaggagagctacgcgatctacgtgtacaaagtgctgaagcaggtgcaccccgacaccggcatctcttccaaggcgatgggcatcatgaactcgttcgtcaacgacattttcgagcgcatcgccggcgagtcgtgccgcctggctcactacaacaaacgctccaccatcacttcccgggagatccagacagccgtgcgcctcctgctgcccggagagctggccaagcacgccgtgtctgagggcaccaaggccgtcaccaagtacaccagctccaagtaa
- the LOC131723383 gene encoding histone H2B 3-like has translation MPEPKAAPAPKKGSKKAVAKTQPKGGKKRRKTRKESYAIYVYKVLKQVHPDTGISSKAMGIMNSFVNDIFERIAGESCRLAHYNKRSTITSREIQTAVRLLLPGELAKHAVSEGTKAVTKYTSSK, from the coding sequence ATGCCAGAACCGAAAGCTGCACCCGCGCCGAAGAAAGgctccaagaaggctgttgccaagacccagcctaagggaggaaagaagcgcagaaagaccaggaaggagagctacgcgatctacgtgtacaaagtgctgaagcaggtccaccccgacaccggcatctcttccaaggcgatgggcatcatgaactcgttcgtcaacgacattttcgagcgcatcgccggcgagtcgtgccgcctggctcactacaacaagcgctccaccatcacttcccgggagatccagacagccgtgcggctcctgctgcccggagagctggccaagcacgccgtgtctgagggcaccaaggccgtcaccaagtacaccagctccaagtaa